A single region of the Bicyclus anynana chromosome 14, ilBicAnyn1.1, whole genome shotgun sequence genome encodes:
- the LOC112043560 gene encoding DNA (cytosine-5)-methyltransferase 1 has protein sequence MPASLENDCLFNNGSSCEKKDHTDVDSSTTQLRQSRRLSNRKSNQMKITSMFPTKRSRSTENVEDNNNKKIKLCPVSPTPTIEEKSSNICNENIPLDEKKNEELVVSEVSNNNDVNLDTKTKLNNNTLDVDKNNGITEMCTNDLKPSQNEFKENGNVEKHDSHTEEIVNNLPDMEKCTICSQYLNNSDIIYYQGHPQNAVEEFIALTNEKLILASGDDGDIMERPQTNITGFSIFDEHGHLCPIDGGLVENDVRIFMSGYLKSICSDSSDIDEESIPVKDVGPVIEWYIHGFDGGEKNCIALSTEFGEYNLLKPSPEYTPLMNNLYERIWVGKVVIEYIEEYHYLQPSYEDLLAILRGHTIPDLDNREMTEEMLHKHAQFICDQVVSLETDEDDEPLITLPCMRKLVKLMGIKFGKRKFHTKISYKKVDKKAWTKATTTPLVQKTFEYFFTDQLDKTNYEHTLRRKRCGVCEACQLPDCGECNACRAMLKFGGHGRTKKACIRRLCPNMAVQQADDSEYEEEEDYEQTAQKRMLDKINDALPVKVLGVNCKNIRWIGEPVKDDATKVYYERVEIDGEELTVGEFVMVETSRSNIPALVARVTYMWKDKNNNNDFYHCEVFIRASETVLGEVGNAREVFLGDRCYHGAPLSSILRKASVEKRDLPKDWFKLGGKEVDEELFEDDGKTYFYQKYYERFTARFEDLPIDPECPNVLRKHRFCPSCERKTRRDAKDIPKVYGKVTEKSDIVTEQNRTEWSNVKWRDNDYKKGCGVFLKPGTFKFKNNSVSQSMSNGKMKLEKVDEDIYPEYYRKSDNNLRGSNVDTSEPFCVGHVAAVVAAGDGPLVAPQDIYLRVHVLYRPENTTSKFPHHEDLNVVYWSDEIKEIPFSAVVGICHLVYVDNIPQEDKIHEWLEMDPSRVYFRQSFDRRSGRFDDVPQHARSVGRRDRGKDKGKGKGKSSKTVEPSVAESVEVKVRPLRTLDVFAGCGGLSDGLHRSGAAKCEWAVENLEAAAHAYSLNNKNCTVFNEDCNELLKAALNGAPNSARGLRLPRQGEVELLCGGPPCQGFSGMNRFNSREYSNFKNSLVVSYLSFCDYYRPKYFILENVRNFVAFKKGMVLKLTLRALLAMGYQCTFGVLQAGNYGVPQTRRRLIILAAAPGYRLPRYPEPTHVFSRRACSLTTTIDGKRFSSDVQWEESAPRRTCTIRDAMSDLPPIANGANRLEIEYGSMPETHFQRTVRSSDDSVKLRDHICKNMAPLIQARIVRIPTTPGSDWRDLPNISVTLSDGTKSKVLQYRYDDKKNGRSGGGAMRGVCACAAGGACSPADKQENTLIPWCLPHTANRHNNWAGLYGRVSWDGYFSTTVTDPEPMGKQGRVLHPQQHRVVSVRECARSQGFRDTYLFAGSVQDKHRQIGNAVPPPLGLALGREIKKALSLSAT, from the exons ATGCCGGCTTCTTTGGAAAACGATTGTCTCTTTAACAATGGAAGTTCTTGTGAGAAGAAAGATCACACTGACGTCGACTCGTCAACTACACAACTTCGCCA aTCACGACGTCTCTCCAACAGAAAGAGTAATCAAATGAAAATTACTAGCATGTTTCCTACAAAACGAAGCAGGAGCACTGAGAATGTAGAAGACAATAACAAT aaaaaaataaaactctgtCCAGTTTCACCTACACCAACAATAGAAGAAAAGAGTAGCaatatttgtaatgaaaatataCCTTTAGATGAAAAGAAAAATGAAGAACTAGTTGTGTCAGAAGTTTCAAATAACAATGACGTCAATCTCGacactaaaactaaactaaataataatactttagaTGTTGATAAGAATAACGGAATAACTGAAATGTGTACTAATGATTTAAAACCATCACAAAATGAATTCAAAGAAAATGGAAATGTGGAAAAACATGATTCACATACAGAGGAAATTGTGAATAATCTTCCTGATATGGAAAAATGTACAATTTGTAgccaatatttaaataactcgGATATTATTTACTACCAAGGCCATCCACAAAATGCAGTAGAAGAGTTTATAGCACTAACTAATGAAAAGTTAATATTAGCTTCTG GAGATGATGGAGATATAATGGAGAGACCACAAACAAATATCACTGGATTTTCAATATTTGATGAGCATGGCCACTTGTGTCCAATAGATGGAGGGCTAGTTGAAAATGATGTTCGGATTTTCATGTCTGGATATCTTAAGTCCATTTGCTCAGACTCTTCTGATATTGATGAAGAATCTATTCCAGTTAAAGATGTTGGGCCTGTCATAGAAtg GTATATTCACGGTTTTGATGGGGGAGAGAAGAATTGTATAGCCTTATCTACTGAATTTGGTGAATATAATCTACTTAAGCCCAGTCCAGAATATACACCACTTATGAATAACCTGTATGAAAGAATATGGGTCGGTAAAGTTGTAATAGAGTACATAGAGGAGTATCATTACCTTCAACCTAGCTATGAAGATTTATTGGCAATCCTCAGAGGACATACAATTCCTGATCTAGATAACAGAGAAATGACTGAAGAAATGCTGCACAAACATGCTCAGTTTATTTGCGATCAAGTCGTGAGTCTGGAGACTGATGAAGACGACGAACCTCTGATAACATTACCCTGTATGAGAAAACTCGTCAAACTAATGGGAATTAAATTTGGCAAGAGAAAATTCCACACtaaaatttcttacaaaaagGTCGACAAAAAGGCGTGGACAAAAGCGACTACCACTCCTCTTGTCCAAAAGACTTTCGAATATTTCTTTACTGATCAATTAgacaaaacaaattatgaacATACATTAAGGAGAAAAAGATGTGGCGTGTGTGAAGCGTGCCAACTGCCAGATTGTGGAGAGTGTAACGCGTGTCGGGCCATGCTCAAGTTCGGGGGCCACGGCCGCACTAAGAAGGCCTGCATCAGAAGACTCTGCCCCAACATGGCAGTGCAGCAGGCAGACGACTCTGAATATGAGGAGGAGGAAGATTACGAACAAACAGCGCAAAAGCGAATGCTCGACAAGATAAATGACGCTCTACCTGTTAAGGTTTTGGGAGTCAACTGTAAAAATATAAGGTGGATAGGGGAACCCGTCAAGGATGACGCTACAAAAGTATATTATGAAAGAGTTGAAATTGACGGTGAAGAGTTAACTGTGGGAGAATTTGTAATGGTGGAAACTTCAAGATCAAATATTCCTGCACTGGTTGCCAGAGTGACTTATATGtggaaagataaaaataataataatgacttttATCATTGTGAAGTTTTCATTAGAGCATCTGAAACTGTACTGGGTGAGGTCGGCAATGCGCGGGAAGTGTTTTTGGGGGACAGATGTTATCACGGCGCCCCCCTCTCATCTATTTTAAGAAAAGCGAGTGTCGAAAAAAGAGATCTACCGAAAGATTGGTTTAAATTAGGGGGAAAGGAAGTAGATGAAGAATTGTTTGAAGACGATGGCAAAacgtatttttatcaaaaatattacgAAAGGTTCACTGCACGCTTCGAAGATCTTCCGATTGATCCAGAATGTCCAAACGTCTTACGAAAACATAGATTTTGTCCATCGTGCGAGCGTAAGACGAGACGCGATGCCAAGGACATCCCCAAGGTGTACGGAAAAGTCACAGAGAAGTCGGACATAGTTACAGAACAGAACAGAACCGAATGGAGTAATGTTAAATGGCGTGACAACGATTATAAGAAAGGTTGCGGAGTTTTTCTTAAACCAGggacttttaaatttaaaaataattcagtcaGTCAAAGCATGAGTAATGGTAAAATGAAGTTGGAAAAAGTAGACGAGGACATATACCCAGAGTATTACAGGAAGAGCGACAATAACTTGCGGGGCTCCAACGTCGACACGAGTGAGCCTTTCTGCGTCGGCCACGTAGCCGCTGTGGTGGCGGCGGGCGACGGGCCGCTCGTTGCGCCGCAGGACATCTACCTGCGGGTCCATGTGCTCTACCGACCCGAGAACACGACGAGCAAATTCCCGCATCACGAGGATCTCAACGTAGTGTACTGGAGCGATGAGATCAAAGAGATCCCCTTCTCCGCCGTCGTGGGAATCTGCCACTTGGTCTACGTGGACAACATTCCACAAGAAGACAAGATACACGAATGGTTGGAAATGGATCCCAGCAGGGTGTACTTCAGACAGAGCTTCGACAGACGTTCGGGTCGGTTCGACGACGTTCCGCAGCACGCGCGAAGCGTCGGCCGCAGGGACAGAGGGAAAGACAAAGGAAAGGGGAAAGGGAAGTCGAGCAAAACTGTGGAACCGAGCGTCGCCGAGAGTGTGGAAGTCAAAGTGCGGCCTCTGCGGACTCTGGACGTGTTCGCGGGCTGCGGCGGGCTGTCGGACGGCCTGCACCGCTCCGGCGCGGCCAAATGCGAGTGGGCCGTCGAGAACTTGGAGGCTGCGGCGCACGCCTACTCGCTGAACAACAAGAACTGCACAGTGTTCAACGAAGACTGCAACGAGCTGCTCAAGGCGGCTCTGAATGGTGCTCCGAACAGCGCGCGCGGTTTGCGCCTGCCGCGCCAGGGTGAAGTCGAACTGCTGTGCGGCGGCCCGCCCTGCCAGGGCTTCTCCGGGATGAACCGGTTCAACTCGAGGGAGTACTCGAACTTCAAGAACTCGCTGGTCGTGTCGTACCTTTCCTTCTGCGACTACTACCGGCCGAAGTACTTCATACTGGAGAACGTGCGGAACTTCGTCGCGTTCAAGAAGGGCATGGTGTTGAAGCTGACGCTGAGGGCGTTGCTGGCGATGGGGTACCAGTGCACGTTCGGGGTGCTGCAGGCGGGGAACTACGGCGTGCCGCAGACGCGGCGGCGGCTCATCATCCTGGCGGCGGCGCCGGGGTACCGCCTGCCGCGCTACCCGGAGCCCACGCACGTGTTCAGCCGGCGCGCCTGCTCGCTCACCACCACGATCGACGGCAAGCGGTTCTCGAGCGACGTGCAGTGGGAGGAGTCGGCCCCGCGGCGCACGTGCACCATCCGGGACGCCATGAGCGACTTGCCGCCTATAGCGAACGGCGCCAACAGACTGGAGATCGAATACGGTTCGATGCCGGAGACGCACTTCCAGCGTACGGTCCGCAGCAGCGACGACAGCGTCAAGCTGCGCGACCACATCTGCAAGAACATGGCGCCGCTGATCCAGGCGCGCATCGTGCGCATCCCCACCACGCCCGGCTCCGACTGGCGGGACCTTCCCAATATATCCGTCACGCTCTCCGATGGAACCAAATCTAAG GTGCTGCAATATCGGTACGACGACAAGAAGAACGGTCGGTCGGGCGGCGGCGCCATGCGCGGCGTGTGCGcgtgcgcggcgggcggcgcgtgcTCGCCGGCCGACAAGCAGGAGAACACGCTCATCCCGTGGTGCCTGCCGCACACCGCCAACCGGCACAACAACTGGGCCGGCCTCTACG GGCGCGTGTCGTGGGACGGCTACTTCAGCACGACGGTGACGGACCCCGAGCCGATGGGCAAGCAGGGCCGCGTGCTGCACCCGCAGCAGCACCGCGTGGTGTCGGTGCGCGAGTGCGCGCGCTCGCAGGGCTTCCGCGACACCTACCTCTTTGCCGGCTCCGTGCAGGACAAACACAGACAG attGGAAATGCAGTGCCGCCGCCCTTGGGACTGGCACTGGGTCGAGAAATCAAGAAAGCTTTGAGCCTCTCAGCAACGTGA